Part of the Mycolicibacterium thermoresistibile genome, CTAGCCTGGACCCTTCGGTGCACAAAACGCCCGGTGTGGTAGCTCCGATTTGTCGCGATTCGGTGACAACATGGACACCATGAGGCAGAGAATTCTCGTTGTCGATGACGATCCTTCGCTGGCCGAGATGCTCACCATCGTGCTTCGGGGCGAAGGATTCGACACCGCGGTCATCGGCGACGGCAGTCAGGCGCTCACCGCGGTCCGCGAGCTGCGACCCGATCTGGTCTTGCTGGACCTGATGCTGCCGGGCATGAACGGTATCGACGTCTGCCGGGTGCTGCGTGCCGATTCCGGCGTGCCGATCGTGATGCTCACCGCCAAGAGCGACACCGTCGACGTGGTGCTGGGCCTGGAGTCCGGCGCCGACGACTACGTGGTCAAACCGTTCAAACCGAAGGAGCTGGTCGCACGGGTGCGGGCGCGGCTGCGCCGCAACGAGGACGAACCCGCGGAGATGCTGTCGATCGGCGATATCGACATCGACGTCCCCGCGCACAAGGTCACCCGCAACGGCGAGCAGATCCAGCTCACTCCGCTGGAGTTCGACCTGCTGGTGGCGTTGGCGCGGAAACCGCGGCAGGTGTTTACTCGTGATGTGTTGCTCGAACAGGTGTGGGGCTATCGCCACCCCGCTGACACCCGTTTGGTGAACGTGCATGTTCAGCGGTTGCGGGCCAAGGTGGAGAAGGACCCGGAGAACCCGCAGGTGGTCCTGACCGTTCGAGGAGTGGGGTACAAGGCCGGCCCGCCATGATCCACACCGCCCGGCGGTGGCGATGATCTTCAGTTCCAGGCGCCGTATCCGCGGCCGGTCGGGTCCGCTGCTGCGCGGATTCGGCGCGCTCGGTCGTGCGCTGGGTCACCTGTGGCGGCGTTCCCTGCAACTGCGGGTGGTCGCACTCACGCTCGGGTTGTCGCTCGCCGTCATCGTCGTGCTCGGGTTCGTTCTGACCAGCCAGATCACCGACCGCATCCTCGAGGTCAAGGTGCAGGCGGCGATCGAGGAGATCGAACGGGCCCGCAACACCGTCAGCGGCATCGTGGGTGGCGAGGAAACCCGGTCGCTGGACAGCAGCCTGCAGTTGGCCCGTAACACCCTGATCGACCGCAAGGCCGATGAGGGGTCGGGGCTGGCCGGAACCTTCGACGCGGTGCTGGTCGTGCCCGGTGACGGGCCGCGTGCGGCGACGACGGCCGGACCCGTGCAGCAGATCCCCACCGGCCTGCGCGACTTCGTCAAGGCCGGTCAGGTGAGCTACCAGTACGCCACGGTGCACACCGACAACTTCGCCGGGCCCGCGCTGCTCGTGGGCAGCCCCACCGGGTCTTCGACGTCATCGGTGACCAACCTCGAGCTGTACCTGATCTTCCCGCTGAACAACGAGGAGAGCACCATCGCGTTGGTGCGCGGCACCATCGCCACCGGCGGTCTGGTGCTGCTCGGCCTGCTGGCGGCGATCTCGCTGCTGGTGGCGCGGCAGGTGGTGCTGCCGGTCCGTTCGGCGTCGCGGATCGCCGAACGGTTCGCCGAAGGGCACCTCACCGAGCGGATGCCGGTCCGCGGCGAGGACGACATGGCCCGGCTGGCGATGAGCTTCAACGACATGGCCGAGAGCCTGTCCCGCCAGATCACCCAGCTCGAGGAGTTCGGGAACCTGCAGCGGCGGTTCACCTCCGACGTCAGCCACGAGTTGCGCACTCCGCTGACCACGGTGCGGATGGCCGCCGATCTGATCCACGACAACAGTGCGGATCTCGACCCCGCGCTGCGTCGCTCGATCGAGTTGATGGTCAGCGAACTCGACCGGTTCGAATCGCTGCTCAACGATCTGCTGGAGATCTCCCGCCACGACGCCGGCGTCGCCGAGTTGTCGGTCGAGTCGGTCGACCTGCGTTCCACCGTGCGCAGCGCGTTGGACAATGTGGGGCATCTGGCCGACGACGCCGGTATCGAACTGCTCATGGATTTGCCCGAACACGAGGTGATCGCGGAGGTGGACTCGCGCCGGGTGGAGCGCATCCTGCGCAACCTGATCGCCAACGCCATCGACCACGCCGAACGCAAGCCGGTGCGGATCCGGATGGCCGCGGACGAGGACACCGTCGCGGTCACCGTCCGCGACTACGGGGTGGGGCTGCGGCCGGGGGAGGAGAAACTGGTGTTCAGCCGGTTCTGGCGGTCGGACCCGTCCCGGGTGCGCCGCTCCGGCGGCACCGGTCTGGGCCTGGCCATCAGCGTCGAGGACGCCCGCCTGCACCAGGGCCGGCTCGAAGCCTGGGGCGAGCCGGGCAAGGGGGCCTGCTTCCGGCTCACCCTGCCGCTGGTGCGCGGTCACAAGGTGACGACCAGCCCGCTGCCGCTCAAACCGATGGACGAGTCCGGTGCGCGGGCGGCCCAGCGGGCCAACAGACATCGGGAACCGGCGGGAGAAGGCGTGTGACCCGCCGTTTCCTGATCCTGATCGCCGTCACGATGATCGGGGTGCTCACCGGTTGCGCGGGGGTGCCCAGCTCGTCGTCCCCACAAGCCGTCGGCACAGTGGAACGCCCGGCGC contains:
- the mtrB gene encoding MtrAB system histidine kinase MtrB, with protein sequence MIFSSRRRIRGRSGPLLRGFGALGRALGHLWRRSLQLRVVALTLGLSLAVIVVLGFVLTSQITDRILEVKVQAAIEEIERARNTVSGIVGGEETRSLDSSLQLARNTLIDRKADEGSGLAGTFDAVLVVPGDGPRAATTAGPVQQIPTGLRDFVKAGQVSYQYATVHTDNFAGPALLVGSPTGSSTSSVTNLELYLIFPLNNEESTIALVRGTIATGGLVLLGLLAAISLLVARQVVLPVRSASRIAERFAEGHLTERMPVRGEDDMARLAMSFNDMAESLSRQITQLEEFGNLQRRFTSDVSHELRTPLTTVRMAADLIHDNSADLDPALRRSIELMVSELDRFESLLNDLLEISRHDAGVAELSVESVDLRSTVRSALDNVGHLADDAGIELLMDLPEHEVIAEVDSRRVERILRNLIANAIDHAERKPVRIRMAADEDTVAVTVRDYGVGLRPGEEKLVFSRFWRSDPSRVRRSGGTGLGLAISVEDARLHQGRLEAWGEPGKGACFRLTLPLVRGHKVTTSPLPLKPMDESGARAAQRANRHREPAGEGV
- the mtrA gene encoding two-component system response regulator MtrA: MDTMRQRILVVDDDPSLAEMLTIVLRGEGFDTAVIGDGSQALTAVRELRPDLVLLDLMLPGMNGIDVCRVLRADSGVPIVMLTAKSDTVDVVLGLESGADDYVVKPFKPKELVARVRARLRRNEDEPAEMLSIGDIDIDVPAHKVTRNGEQIQLTPLEFDLLVALARKPRQVFTRDVLLEQVWGYRHPADTRLVNVHVQRLRAKVEKDPENPQVVLTVRGVGYKAGPP